Proteins encoded by one window of Ulvibacter sp. MAR_2010_11:
- a CDS encoding LemA family protein has translation MITLLLLLGLALIIALVMVSVFNRFAKNRNLVKDAWSNIDVALKRRYDLIPNLVETVKGYASHEKSTLENVINARNAAMQVPQDDINAKIKAENQLQQTLRSIFALGEAYPELKANVNYLDLQAKLNEIEENLERSRRYYNGSVRENNTYGESFPGVLFIGVFKYQHFDFFETDQASRENVKVDFS, from the coding sequence ATGATTACTTTACTGCTTCTTCTAGGCCTTGCACTAATAATTGCTTTAGTAATGGTGAGTGTTTTTAACCGATTTGCAAAAAATAGAAATCTGGTTAAAGATGCATGGAGTAACATTGACGTGGCTCTTAAGCGCAGATATGATCTTATACCAAATCTCGTTGAAACCGTAAAAGGCTATGCCTCTCATGAAAAATCTACTCTCGAAAACGTAATAAATGCCCGAAATGCCGCAATGCAAGTGCCGCAAGACGATATTAATGCTAAAATCAAAGCCGAAAATCAGTTACAACAAACCCTTAGAAGTATTTTTGCACTCGGCGAAGCATATCCCGAGCTAAAGGCTAACGTAAACTATCTGGATTTGCAGGCAAAATTAAACGAAATTGAAGAAAACCTGGAACGCAGCCGACGCTATTACAACGGTTCGGTACGTGAAAACAATACGTACGGCGAAAGCTTTCCCGGAGTCCTTTTTATAGGTGTGTTTAAGTATCAACATTTCGATTTCTTTGAAACCGATCAAGCAAGCAGAGAAAATGTAAAAGTGGATTTTTCTTAA
- a CDS encoding DUF2207 domain-containing protein: MIALFWAICTGFAQDFRVDYYKVDIHLSEEGYFDVVENYDLYFQIPKHGIYRTIQTNYDLLTSDGNQEKRKIKISNIEVPGYHFESPFDFVQKMSDNLEIKIGDANITLMGPQHYEIKYRVHNAFLFEEDGIHFYWNIKPDGWWANFNKIDFTIHLPENHSANRENFYVYSGITGTTTIAQDIEVTYDNGVFEGKSLNNFVSYPGQSVTVLFTLPPGSIKEIKPFWPFWTNYGYVFIIGFLIMCFYIIWKKFGKDDRVIGVTSYYPPRTSTQQWPVS, translated from the coding sequence GTGATTGCTCTTTTTTGGGCGATATGCACAGGATTTGCTCAAGACTTTAGAGTAGACTATTACAAGGTAGATATTCATTTAAGTGAAGAAGGTTATTTCGATGTAGTCGAAAACTACGACCTCTATTTTCAAATTCCAAAACACGGAATTTATCGCACCATCCAAACTAACTATGATTTACTTACTTCCGATGGTAATCAGGAAAAGCGGAAGATAAAAATCAGCAATATTGAAGTTCCGGGCTATCACTTCGAATCACCCTTCGATTTTGTTCAAAAGATGAGCGATAATCTCGAGATAAAAATTGGAGATGCCAATATCACCCTAATGGGGCCCCAACATTACGAGATTAAGTACAGGGTACACAATGCGTTTTTATTTGAAGAAGATGGAATTCATTTTTATTGGAACATAAAACCCGACGGGTGGTGGGCTAATTTTAATAAGATTGATTTTACAATTCACCTTCCCGAAAATCATTCTGCCAATAGAGAAAATTTTTACGTTTATTCCGGAATCACCGGAACCACCACTATTGCACAAGACATCGAAGTGACATATGACAATGGCGTGTTTGAAGGAAAGAGCTTGAATAATTTTGTTTCCTATCCCGGACAGAGTGTTACGGTTCTGTTTACACTGCCTCCTGGCTCAATTAAAGAAATTAAACCTTTTTGGCCATTTTGGACAAACTACGGATATGTATTCATTATTGGTTTCTTGATAATGTGTTTTTATATCATCTGGAAAAAATTTGGCAAGGATGATAGGGTGATTGGAGTAACTAGTTACTATCCCCCAAGAACATCGACCCAGCAATGGCCGGT